In Lolium rigidum isolate FL_2022 chromosome 3, APGP_CSIRO_Lrig_0.1, whole genome shotgun sequence, the genomic window tacttacataatcttgatcatactatgtaaagcatatgatatgaatgaagtgattcaaagcaatggtaaagacaatgagtaaacaactgaaccatataacaaagacttttcatgaatagtactttcaagacaagcatcaataagtcttgcataagagttaactcataaagcaataaattcaaagtaaaggcattgaagcaacacaaaggaagatataagtttcagcggttgctttcaacttcaacatatatatctcatggataattgtcaacacaaagtaatataacaagtgcaataggtaaacatgtaagaatcaatgcacacagttgatacaagtgtttgcttctaagatagaaggaataggtaaactgactcaacaataaagtaaaagaatggcccttcgcagagggaagtatggattactatttttgtgctagagctttttattttgaaaacatagaaacaattttgtcaacggtagtaataaagcatatgtgttatgtataagacatcctataagttgcaagcctcatgcatagtataccaatagtgctcacaccttgtcctaattagcttggattaacatggattatcattgcataacatatgtttcaaccaagtgtcacaaaggggtacctctatgccgcctgtacaaaggtctaaggagaaagatcgcatttgatttctcgcttttgattattctcaacttagacatccataccgggagaacatagacaatagataatcgaCTCctcctttaatgcataagcattcaacaatagataatattctcataagagattgaggattaattgtccaaactgaaacttccaccatgaatcatggctttagttagaggcccaatgttcttctctaacaatatgcatactcaaaccatttgatcatgaaaatcacccttacttcagacaagatgaacatgcatagcaactcacatgatattcaacaaaggtgtaatagttggtggcgtccccaaaagcatggttaccgctcaacaagcaacttataagaaataagatacatagctacatattcttcaccacaatagtttttaaggctattttcccatgagctatatattgtaaagacaaagaatagaattttaaaggtagcactcaagtaatttactttggaatggcagagaaataccatgtagtaggtaggtatggtggacacaaatggcatagtttttggctcaaggatttggatgcacgagaagaattcctctcaatacaaggctaggctagcaaggttgtttgaagcaaactcaagtataaaacggtacagcaaagcttacataagaacatattgcaaacattataagactttacatcgtcttccttgttgttcaaacaccttaaccagaaaatatctagactctagagaccaatcatgcaaaccaaattttaacaagctctatgtagttcttcattaataggtgcaaagtacatgatgcaagagcttaaacttgatctatatgagcacaaaaattgccaagtatcaaattattcaagacattataccaattaccacatgaagcattttctgtttccaaccatataacaatgaacgaagcagtttcaaccttcaccatgaacattaaaagtatagctaagaaaaccattgttcatatgaaacagcggagcgtgtctctctcccacacaagcatgaatttattcagagaatgaaaataacaaaaacaaaaataaaagcatacagacgctccaagtaaagcacataagatgtgacggaataaaaatatagtttcactagaggtgacctgataagttgtcgatgaagaaggggatgccttgggcatccccaagcttagatgcttgagtcttcttgaaatatgcaggtatgaaccacgggggcatccccaagcttagacctttcactcttcttgatcatattgtatcatcctcctctcttgatccttgaaaacttcctccacaccaaactcaaaacaaactcattagagggttagtgcataatcaaaaattcacatattcagaggtaacataatcattcttaacacttctggacattgcacaaagctactgaaagttaatggaacaaagaaatccattcaacatagcaaaagaggcaatgcgaaataaaaggcagaatctgtcaaaacagaatagtccgtaaagacgaatttttcagaggcacttaacttgctcagatgaaaatgctcaaattgaatgaaagttgcgtacatatctgaggatcactcacgtaaattggtagatttttatgagttacctacagagaatactactcaaattcgtgacagcaagaaatctgtttctgcgcagtaatccaaatctagtattgactttactatcaaagactttacttggcacaacaatgcaataaaataaagataagaagaggttgctacagtagtaacaaattccaagacacaacaaaacagtagcaaaataaaagcatgggttatctcccaagaagttctttctttatagccattaagatgggctcagtaattttaatgatgcactcacaagaaacaagagttgaagcaaaagagagcatcaaaagcaagtatgaaacaaatttaagcctaacccacttcctatgaaaaggaatcttgtagataaacaagtcatgtaggcataatgcaacaagcataggaaaactagacaagcgcacttaaagattttcagcatatagagaggtgttttagtaacatgaaaacttctacaaccatattttcctctctcataatgattttcagtagcatcatgaacaaactcaacaatataactatcaaatgaaacattcttatcatgagtctcatgcataaaattattactactcccaacataagcatagtcattcttattaattgtagtgggagcaaattcaacaaagtagctatcatcaaatataggaggcatattgtaatcataattaagtttatcctccatagtaggcggcaccagaagaccactatcattataatcatcataaataggaggaaaagtatcatcaaagtaaattttctcatccatgcttgggggactaaaaatatcatgctcatcaaaaccagcttccccaagcttagaactttctatatcattatcaacaatggtgttcaaagcgttcatactaatattactactagcatgcaaataaggttccataggttttttaattttcgcatcaaacaatccatgtcttaactcaggaaatagtttagaaagctcacagttgttccattatgccttactagtgtttaacaagaaacaaaaagatgcaattgcaggatctaaaggaaatagcttcgagcactcacacaccggcaacagtgctaggaaatagcttagtagtcggaggatgtgaataccttttaccttacctcccggcaacggccccggaaaatagcttgatgtctacgcacgcttctattcctgtagacggtgttgggcctccaagagcagaggtttgtagaacagcgacgaagtttcccttaagtgaatcacccaaggtttatcgaactcggggaggtagaggacaaagatatccctctcaagcaaccctgcaattacgatacaagaagtctcttgtgtccccaacacacctaatacacttgtcagatgtataggtgcactagttcggcaaagagatagtgaaatacaagtagtatggatgtatatgagtggtaatagcaatctgaataaaatatggcagcgagtaaacatgcaacataacagtaaataaacggagattcaatgcttagaaacaaggcctagggatcatacttttactagtggacactctcaacattgcaatcataaaggaatataaataagcatttcactatgcgattctgaattactctttggcaaaataacaaacactaattcatcatgtaggcaaaccttaaagatgtattcccaagtactaataaacatcccacgctgtcactgtgagcattcataggaggtactaacacaccacaatttcatagagacatccaactcaaatcataactcagtgaataagtattccgtgaaatatagcctaagagacccacacaagTGCACACACCgtaacctttacacacgtgggacaaggagtctccggagatcacataagtaaaatccacttgaatagcataatgacatctagattacaaagctcatcatatggatctcaatcatgtaaggcagctcatgagatcattgtattgaagtacatgggagagagattaaccacatagctaccggtaaagccctcagcctcgggggagaactactccctcctcatcataggagacagcagcgttgatgaagatggcggtggtgtcgatggagatgccttccgggggcaattccccgtcccggcggcgtgccggaacagagacttctgtcccccgaatcttggcttcgcgatggcggcggctctggaacttttctcgtatcgtggcttctccgtctcgaagttttaggtccggacggattaaataggcgaagagtcagagtcggagggggtctggacgctccacacaacaggggggcgcggcccccctcttggccgcgccgccaccgtgtgtggtggccctgggcctcccctctggtccctcttcggtgttctggaagcttcgtggaattataagatcgtgggccttgattttgtccaattccgagaatatttccttactaggatttctggaaccaaaaacaacagaaaacaggaactggcacttcggcatctcgttaataggttagttccggaaaacgcataaaatcatcataaagtgtgaacaaaacatgtaggtattgtcataaaacaagcatggaacataagaaattatagatacgttggaggcgtatcaccagccaaccaagtgggacggtggagtccatggtggactccacctccttggccggccaagcaaagggggaaagggagagtccctgtccctctaggtttcgtccatatggcagtttttgaattggggtcttatttagATCTTTGAGcaaacccttgggtgttccacctatataatgaggaggagagggagggggcagcctacatgttggccgcaccacctagggtcaGTGGAGGACCCAGGAATTTTGGTTTGCCGGGGCGAACAATTTAGGGGGGGAAATTTGACACGAAAACGCAAATTTACTAGATAAAATTCATAGGGTTACATTGTAAACGTAATTCAACtgtcatgatcaatgaaataaaaatACCAGAATAACATGAAAAGACACAAAATACACTTAAAACCTTGTAACATGGATTTCAGCCCCATGAGATGCCCTTGTCAACCATAAGTCCATAATAATATTCTCGAAGGGGGTAAAGCGTAAAGTTGAAACGAGACCTACAATATGTGAATAAAGAAAAATATTAGTGAAAATCTTAGCAAAATTGTAAAAGTAGTTGATAAGATTGCATTATACCACTAAGTTGTAGTAGTAGCATCAGCATGAAATTTTCGTGGTAAATGGCCccggcggttcttcaaggcgtgaaaACGTAACATAATCTGCTTGTCGGGTATCTTTGCAAATATCTCTCGTTCAACAAAGCATATCATCAGATCATTGAGCCAATCATCACTTATCTTATTTCGAAGATCCGTCTTTATAATATTCATGGCTGAGAAAACCCTCTCAACTGATGTTGTCGCCACCGGTAATATCAATGCAAGCCTAATGAGGTGATAAACCAATGGAAATACCAAACGTTGTCCAGTTTTAACCAACTCGAGAGCAAGACCACTGAGACTACCACAAGCCAAGAAATTTTGGCCTCTTCTCATCACATCAACATATATATTGAGTTGATCAATCAAAAGATAGCAATCTTGTGAAGAGAAATCAACAGAGTAAATATTTGCAAGCTCAAGTAGCTTCTCATGATCAAAGTTTCCAAATGAATCCCTAGGATCTAGGCATGAAATGCACTTCAACAAACGTGTGGAAGTTTCACTAAATCGATGATTCATCTCAACTATGTTTCTGTCAATCACCTCATTGAATATTTGTACCTTGTAATGATGCAAGTTGGTGACCATTTTGCGTGAGCTCCTTGGGTATCCTCTAGCATAAATATTATCATCCATACTTGGCACCAAAATATTTCTTTCCATGCAAAAGTTAGTAGCAGCCAACAAGAGAGGCTCCCACCCATCATCTCTCAATTTCTGCAATAGATTTTTTACTGAGATAATCATATTCATGGCGCTAACTATGTTTTGATCTTTTTGTTGCAGTGCTTGTGCCAAATCATTGGTTAAACCAAGTACTCGAAGCATCAAATGCAAGATAATAACAAATTCAAAGGTTTCCATGTTTATGAGATAACCTGAAGCCATGCCTCTATCATCTGTATCTGTCCCATCCTCAACAATACCTCCGTTCACTTCAACCACAGAATCCCACATTTGATGTAAACGGATTAGAGTTCTATGATGTGATCCCCATCGTGTATCACCCGGTCTTGCTAAGCTTGTCTCTTGATGTTGACCACTTCCTGACACAATATCCCCATTCTCAAGCTGTGCTACCAATTTGTCATGATGCTTTTGCAACAAGTCATGTTTCCTCCTACAAGAGGCACCCGCCTACAAACAAGATTATATAGAATTAGAATTGTGTAATGGAATAATAAATATTTGAGGCCCAAATAAATATTTGTAGTGAAATAAACACTAActatagtaacaatcttatttgtATGCCCAAAGAAATCACCAACTGCTAGAACTCCTTTGACAACAGCAACAACCACCAATTGAAGTTGGTGGGCAAAACAATGCACATAAAAAGCATGAGGGTTCACATCTAACACCAATTTTTTCAGCCCATTTAGTTCACCACGCATATTTGAGGCACCATCATATCCTTGTCCTCTCAATCTAGACATGGATAAATTATGTTTATCAAACATTGCATCCAAAGATCTTTTCAAAGAGGCGGATTTAGTATCAACAACATGCTCAACACCAAGCAACCTTTCCAACACCTCCCCTTTTTGGTTCACAAATCTACAACCAACAATATACAAAATTATAATAATCATATGAAGGAGAGTAAGTAAATTTACAAAAGAAGCAATGCCAAATAACTAACCTCACAATCACGCCCATTTGCTCTTTAACCGATGCATCACGAGACTCATCAACAAGTAGAGCGAAATTACCACTCCCAAGCTCATTCATGATGACTTGCATAGTCTCTTCGGCACATGCTTGTACTATTTGTTTCTGAATTTTAGGAGAAGTCAATTTATGATTGCCAGGAGCATTATCATTCATCACATTGGCTACATCCTTGAATCTTTCGGCAAACCAGTCCACCATCTCAAGGAAATTACCCTTATTCAAGGAAGTGTCGGACTCGCCATGCCCACGAAATGCTAGCCCCTGTGAAACAAGAAATCTTGCAATGCCTACAACAGCCCTCAAGCGTTCTTCATATTCCAGATGTGATTTCTCATCATGACAAGTGATTGCATATGACACACTTTGCTTTTGATTTCTGAAATCTTCACAATGCCTTCTAGCATTATTGTGAGCGCTGTTTTGTTTACCTACATGAACCTTGAAGTACTCTGGCCCTTTCTTCCAATTTTTAAACCCCTTCTTCGTGAATGCATCATACCCAAATTTCCCACTAATGTTTGGAGGCTTGAAAAGAAAACAGTACAAACAATATGCAGCTTGTTTTTCAACACTATACTCTAACCAATCATATTGTTTATACCAAGCTTCTTGAAATGACCGCCAATCTTTACCAAATTTTGAGCGTGGAAAATTATGACCAATCAAACGGCATGGACCTTTCAACAAATATGCTCTTCTCATTTCATCTCTAATTGCCGGGTAGCATACTCATCAATCTGTTTTCGGATACCCGGATCGGAAATAACATCATCTAGATTAAATGCAGCTGGTTGAATGTCCTACAGTATGAAATTTGATTGCAAAATTGAGTTCTATAATTATTATTGGTACTGTAGTCTGTAGTAACTGTATAGAGAAATCATGACACAAAGATTGGAGAAGGGAAATCACAGGCATAACCTTGTGCGGCTGGTCCGTCCGCCTGCGTTTGGTCGAAGCAGCAGCCGCCGCAGcagccgccgttgtcgccgcctcctcctcatcttccattTCCTGCGCAAGTGCAATCCAATCGGGCTCCTCATCCGAGTCCATCGGTGGCGTTGCTGGTCGGGACTTCAAGAGAGGGCGCTAGGTTAGAACGCGAGGGGAATTTTTTGTGATCGATTGGAAGTTGGAACGATAGAGAAGAAGCCGACGTTTGTGGATCCGTGCGTTCGTGTAGTGTATAGTATGTTGTATTGTTATTTCTTTTCCACACGAACATACCCCTTCGTTGCTGAAACAAACGAGAGAAACCTCATGTTCGACTGTTCGTCAATGGCTGCTGAGTGCTGATCCCAGCGAGGCGGCGACCAAGATGCAGAGCTGGGGTTCCCTCCTCCGCGCCGGGAGACCCGGGGCGGTCGCCCCTCCTCGCCCCCCGGTAGGTCCGCCACTGCCTAGGGCCCCgcaaggccggcgcccaagagagccccctctcccaaaccctagcaccactccctcctccacctctctcccgtagcgcttacaacgaagccctgccggagatctccaccaccaccgccaccacgccgtcgtgctggcgggattccaaagaggatctactacttccgctgcccgctgaaacggggagaaggacgtcggcatcaacaccgaacgtgtgaccgagtacggaggtgctgcccgattgtggcaccgtcaagatcttctacgcgctttcgaaagcggcaattgatcatcttctgcaacaacgagatctaatctcgtaggctttagaAATCTTCGAGTGTTAgtttcatgatcttctcgttgctcccatcttctagattgcatcttggctgttattcgttcttgcggtaggaatttttttgttttctatgctacgaatcccatcactaaTGTGGCTTGCCGGGTACACAGATGTGGTTATGAGGGTTGGTTGATCAGATGGCTGGTCTACGATCACCTACTTCGGAACTCCTCCCTCATATatgcatgaataaaatatgacAACATCTAGTTGAAACACTAAACCTTAATGCTAGAGGTAGATCGTAAGAACGTTCTAGCCCTCTGCAATTTCAATTTTTTCACACTGCTTATTCTTcatctttttagtttagtttactaAAATCGTTTTTTAAATCACCTTTCAATCAATCTTATTTCTTTACTTGGAATCAAAGTCAACTCAAATGTTTGCTTTAGtatttatactccctccatcccaaaatgtaaggcatcGAAGGATTGTTCAAAAGTCAAACCTTACTAAACTTTAACTAAATACTTGGAAAAAATATTtaaatctacaatatcaaatggacatattaagaaaataaaatttatggtgaatctattgatgtTGATTCAGTAATGTAAATATTCATATATTTGTATATAAACTGGGTCAAACTTAAATAACTTTGACGTTTACCTAattcttagacgccttacattttgggatggagggagtaacaaAGAACAAATAAAACCGCAGCCGGTAGTCTCTCTGCGGGattgatactcttatttcgaaactatcTACACCTACATGTGCACTTGCAGTTATCCGGGGGTGCACGGTGGTGGAACTCTCAACGACGGAGGCGATGGGTTGGGGAAGGGATGCAACATCCTGGACCACGGATGCGCGACGGCGTGGCGATTGCCCGCGACCGGCCAGGCGGGATCGATCTGGGCAGCGCACGGCTCAGTCTGGGCAGTGGGCCCCGATCTGGGTTGTGCAGGCCGTGGCTGCTGCACATACCTCTTTGGTCCTAGGCGTGATGACTAACTATGCGGCGACGGTACGTGGACACCGCTTTGCTCATATGTCACTCGTGCGCCTGCTGTTTCCTTCTGTGGTGGAGGTCCTGAAACTCCTTCGTTGTTGCTGAGTGGCGGATGTCGGCATGGGGCCATGTACGTCCGCATCAaagaataaaggtggcggtcctagggttaCTCTCGCGTCAAGATGAATATCTGCTGGATCCTTGTCCCCCTTGATCTGGACGTACTGTCGAGTTCCGAAACTCTCCGCCGGCGAACTGCCTTGGACGACTCATGCGAAGATTGCTAGATTGGATGGATTCGGTATTGTGTTCCCTTGGATTTTCttttgaccgtttggtttcaggagGGAGCGACACGAAGCTCTGCTATCAGTTATCATCATAGGACACGTCTTTTTGgttccatggtgaagttagaGGCGGAGACTGGCAAGGAAGCCAACTTTTGAGGACTAGTGCAGGTGGTTCGAGGCTTTACATCGATggtgaacttgcttggtgtttcagGCTTCATATAGAAGCGGCATGCGAGTGAGTGCATCAACAATGGGTAAATTAAATGTCGTACTTTTTTGGGTGAAAATCATAGGTCTGCTGCCCTTAACTGGTTCTACCTAGCAATGGttttgttaaaggcattgttttgaaatGGAGACttccttcagggtgaaaacctaagatataTGATCAGGCGACGATGTCGGTTTTTTGcaatgtttccttcttggaggcgtctctTTTAGAGAACTTGGACTTCAGgcgttgtcatggtggtgtttgtgT contains:
- the LOC124699906 gene encoding zinc finger MYM-type protein 1-like, whose translation is MRRAYLLKGPCRLIGHNFPRSKFGKDWRSFQEAWYKQYDWLEYSVEKQAAYCLYCFLFKPPNISGKFGYDAFTKKGFKNWKKGPEYFKVHVGKQNSAHNNARRHCEDFRNQKQSVSYAITCHDEKSHLEYEERLRAVVGIARFLVSQGLAFRGHGESDTSLNKGNFLEMVDWFAERFKDVANVMNDNAPGNHKLTSPKIQKQIVQACAEETMQVIMNELGSGNFALLVDESRDASVKEQMGVIVRFVNQKGEVLERLLGVEHVVDTKSASLKRSLDAMFDKHNLSMSRLRGQGYDGASNMRGELNGLKKLVLDVNPHAFYVYFVSFHVILVFLFH